The Deltaproteobacteria bacterium genome includes a region encoding these proteins:
- a CDS encoding diguanylate cyclase — protein MKLYRPKIGVGPKTWMALSVIFWVPIVGLAAVLFFFFKSIVYEETLGSINIHLKGAEGVFSERRQVVESLAAEAAGRQEVRSALAGRDEAALRSVLLELGKRNPFIDIWAFVDDKQRVVARRSGASGDIMRLGDTIPNAITQGDVTSSVELVSTEFLARESRELTERIKDKTAIAQFVVAPVRGGDKVIGALVAGMVLSGDPWLGNAVYERYGIELALFAGEPPEYSFLHATASLPRSTWVIGQPIPEKLNFEISLGRPFSGIVTVDGRENLVAFEPLKDSRNRIIGALGVSMPAKEIEGLVLRTIAKGVAIAALLGLVIAAVVTFFIHADITRPMKLLVEAMEAFGRGEIDISVDLKTGDEFETLGSGFNVMAQGIQRREERLKKHNEVAKLLMSTLNLQELLERILDIVVEVTDSQLGIIYLCENEGGEAVLSPRVRYGTASELKTLKIDSGYPGRAARDMRTFIVATPEGAEAELMELGFAKVTPREVAYIPLSYQEKLLGVLVVGSSGRYSEDEVQLFDYLASQISIALDNAIMHQQIQELSITDALTGLYNRRYLNKRLGEEWARSLRHKEPLSIFLSDVDNFKSVNDTYGHDRGDEVLKHIAATIKKCVRKEDIAARYGGEEFVIVLPDTKGEDARVFAERVAAAVKEHKFEWMGRGVTMSIGIACLPEVKVDSYDDLVQAADQAMYRAKVTGKDRVVVKGADGDDA, from the coding sequence TTGAAACTGTACAGGCCCAAGATAGGCGTAGGTCCCAAGACATGGATGGCGTTGTCGGTGATATTCTGGGTGCCCATCGTGGGACTGGCCGCCGTCCTGTTTTTCTTTTTCAAGAGCATAGTCTATGAAGAGACGCTCGGTTCCATAAACATCCACCTCAAGGGGGCGGAGGGGGTGTTCAGCGAGCGCCGCCAGGTGGTGGAGAGTCTGGCCGCCGAGGCGGCCGGCCGTCAGGAGGTGCGCTCGGCGCTTGCGGGCCGTGACGAGGCCGCCCTGAGGTCGGTGCTGCTCGAGCTCGGAAAGCGCAATCCCTTCATCGACATCTGGGCCTTCGTAGACGACAAGCAGCGTGTCGTGGCCAGGCGAAGCGGCGCGAGCGGCGATATCATGCGCCTGGGCGACACAATCCCCAACGCCATAACCCAGGGCGATGTGACAAGCTCGGTGGAGCTTGTGAGCACCGAGTTCCTGGCCCGCGAGTCACGGGAGCTCACCGAGCGCATAAAGGACAAGACGGCCATAGCCCAGTTCGTCGTCGCTCCTGTGAGAGGCGGCGACAAGGTGATCGGCGCCCTCGTGGCCGGCATGGTCCTCTCCGGCGACCCCTGGCTCGGCAACGCGGTCTACGAGCGTTACGGCATAGAGCTCGCGCTCTTCGCAGGCGAGCCCCCGGAGTACTCCTTCCTCCACGCCACGGCCTCCCTGCCCAGGAGCACCTGGGTCATCGGCCAGCCCATACCCGAAAAGCTCAACTTCGAGATATCGCTCGGCAGGCCCTTCAGCGGCATCGTGACCGTAGACGGCAGGGAAAACCTCGTGGCCTTCGAGCCCCTGAAGGACAGCCGCAACCGCATCATCGGCGCCCTCGGCGTGAGCATGCCGGCAAAGGAGATCGAGGGGCTTGTGCTCCGCACCATCGCCAAGGGCGTTGCCATTGCGGCCCTGCTCGGTCTCGTAATAGCCGCCGTAGTCACCTTTTTCATCCATGCCGACATCACCAGGCCCATGAAGCTTCTGGTGGAGGCCATGGAGGCCTTCGGCAGAGGCGAGATCGACATAAGCGTCGACCTCAAGACGGGCGACGAGTTCGAAACCCTCGGCTCGGGTTTCAACGTCATGGCCCAGGGCATCCAGAGGCGGGAAGAGCGTCTGAAAAAGCACAACGAGGTCGCCAAGCTGCTCATGAGCACCCTCAACCTGCAGGAACTCCTCGAGAGGATACTCGACATAGTCGTGGAGGTGACGGACTCGCAGCTTGGGATCATATACCTGTGCGAGAACGAGGGCGGCGAGGCGGTCCTCTCGCCGCGCGTGCGCTACGGCACGGCGTCGGAGCTCAAGACCCTGAAGATTGACTCCGGCTATCCCGGCCGGGCCGCCAGGGACATGCGCACCTTCATCGTGGCGACGCCGGAGGGCGCCGAGGCGGAGCTCATGGAGCTCGGCTTTGCCAAGGTCACGCCCCGGGAGGTCGCCTACATACCGCTTTCCTACCAGGAAAAGCTGCTGGGCGTGCTCGTCGTGGGAAGCTCGGGCCGGTACAGCGAAGACGAGGTCCAGCTCTTCGACTACCTGGCCAGCCAGATTTCCATCGCCCTCGACAACGCCATAATGCACCAGCAGATCCAGGAGCTCTCCATCACCGACGCCCTCACCGGCCTCTATAACCGCCGCTACCTCAACAAGCGGCTCGGCGAGGAGTGGGCACGCAGTCTGCGCCACAAGGAGCCGCTCTCCATCTTCCTCTCCGACGTCGACAACTTCAAGTCCGTCAACGACACCTACGGCCACGACCGCGGCGACGAGGTCCTCAAGCACATCGCCGCCACCATCAAAAAATGCGTGCGCAAGGAAGACATCGCAGCCCGCTACGGTGGAGAGGAGTTCGTCATCGTGCTGCCGGACACGAAGGGCGAGGACGCCCGCGTCTTCGCCGAGCGCGTGGCCGCCGCCGTGAAGGAGCACAAGTTCGAGTGGATGGGCCGGGGTGTGACCATGAGCATAGGCATCGCCTGTCTCCCGGAGGTGAAGGTAGACAGCTACGACGACCTCGTCCAGGCCGCCGACCAGGCCATGTACCGCGCCAAGGTGACGGGCAAGGACCGGGTGGTGGTCAAGGGCGCCGACGGCGACGACGCATAG
- a CDS encoding sulfate adenylyltransferase subunit 2, which yields MDHLSALENKSIFIIREAYYRFRNIAMLWSVGKDSTTLLWLCRKAFFGRIPFPVIHIDTGYKFPEMYRFRDEYARKWGLNLIVGRNEEKIAEGMGPDKGAKLDCCNELKTNALKQTIAKYGIDALLLGIRRDEHGIRAKERVFSPRDDDFKWNYEDQPAELWDQYKSTAAEDNHFRIHPILHMTELDIWRYIRRENIPLSELYLARDGKRYRSLGCVPCCGPVESTASNVDEIIYEIEHSTTSERAGRAQDKEDAYTMQKLRSLGYM from the coding sequence ATGGATCATCTCAGTGCGCTGGAGAACAAGAGCATCTTCATAATAAGGGAGGCCTACTACAGGTTCCGCAACATCGCCATGCTCTGGTCTGTAGGCAAGGACTCTACCACCCTTCTGTGGCTTTGCCGCAAGGCCTTCTTCGGCAGGATACCCTTTCCGGTAATCCACATCGACACGGGCTACAAGTTCCCCGAGATGTACAGGTTCAGGGACGAGTACGCCAGGAAATGGGGGCTCAACCTCATAGTGGGGCGCAACGAGGAGAAGATAGCCGAGGGCATGGGGCCCGACAAGGGCGCAAAGCTCGACTGCTGCAACGAGCTCAAGACCAACGCCCTCAAGCAGACCATAGCGAAGTACGGGATCGACGCGCTCTTGCTGGGCATACGGCGCGACGAGCACGGAATACGCGCAAAAGAGAGGGTCTTCTCGCCGCGCGACGACGACTTCAAGTGGAACTACGAGGACCAGCCCGCCGAGCTCTGGGACCAGTACAAGTCCACCGCCGCCGAGGACAATCACTTCAGGATACATCCCATACTCCACATGACGGAGCTTGACATCTGGCGCTACATCAGGCGGGAGAATATCCCTCTCTCGGAGCTGTATCTTGCCAGGGACGGCAAGCGCTACCGGAGCCTGGGATGCGTGCCATGCTGCGGCCCCGTGGAGTCGACGGCGTCGAACGTGGACGAGATTATATACGAGATCGAACACTCCACGACCTCGGAGCGCGCCGGAAGGGCCCAGGACAAGGAGGATGCCTACACCATGCAGAAACTGCGCTCGCTGGGCTACATGTAA
- a CDS encoding elongation factor Tu, with protein sequence MMEENSLHIVIVGHVDHGKSTLIGRLFYDTGSLPPDKLEEIRRISASQGRDTEFAYVMDHLEEERNKGITIDIAHTFFTTDRRRYVIIDAPGHKEFIKNMISGTSQAEAALLLVDISQGIREQTRRHCYILSMLGVRQVAVVVNKMDMVGYDRQRFEALATEITALLEGLGVTPSYVIPISAKLGDNVAARCERLDWFDGPTVLEALDSFEALKVEEKGLRFPVQDIYDLDGVAVAVGRVEAGRIEKGRKAIVLPDNREVTILEVKKFGEDDMACAGAGECVGLRIEGEGLRRGHVLVDKPTATVTDTIEANIFWMVEKDYEMGVPVTWKCATQEARGTIRKISKRFDPASIEIIEKDASRIKPAEVAEVEIRLDHPVVIDRFADIPEMGRFVLEHRGYPVAGGIII encoded by the coding sequence ATGATGGAGGAGAATTCGCTTCACATAGTGATAGTAGGGCACGTCGACCACGGCAAGAGCACCCTTATAGGGAGGCTCTTCTACGACACCGGTTCCCTCCCCCCCGACAAGCTCGAAGAGATAAGGCGCATAAGCGCTTCCCAGGGCAGGGACACGGAGTTCGCCTATGTGATGGATCACCTCGAGGAGGAGCGCAACAAGGGCATCACCATAGACATAGCCCATACCTTCTTCACCACCGACAGGCGCCGCTACGTCATAATAGACGCGCCCGGCCACAAGGAGTTCATAAAGAACATGATAAGCGGAACGTCGCAGGCCGAGGCGGCGCTCCTTCTCGTCGACATAAGCCAGGGCATAAGGGAGCAGACCCGCAGGCACTGCTACATACTGAGCATGCTCGGCGTGAGACAGGTGGCGGTGGTGGTCAACAAGATGGACATGGTCGGCTACGACCGTCAGCGCTTCGAGGCCCTGGCAACGGAGATCACGGCGCTTCTCGAAGGTCTCGGCGTGACCCCTTCCTATGTGATACCAATCAGCGCAAAGCTGGGCGACAACGTGGCGGCCCGTTGCGAGCGGCTCGACTGGTTCGACGGTCCAACGGTGCTCGAGGCCCTTGACAGTTTCGAGGCCCTCAAGGTGGAGGAGAAGGGGTTGAGGTTCCCGGTCCAGGACATCTACGACCTCGACGGTGTCGCCGTCGCCGTGGGCCGGGTGGAGGCCGGACGGATCGAAAAGGGCCGCAAGGCGATAGTCCTTCCCGACAACAGGGAGGTGACGATCCTTGAGGTGAAGAAATTCGGCGAGGACGACATGGCCTGCGCCGGCGCCGGCGAGTGTGTGGGGCTGAGGATCGAGGGAGAGGGGCTGCGCAGAGGTCACGTGCTCGTCGACAAGCCCACGGCGACCGTGACCGACACCATAGAGGCCAATATCTTCTGGATGGTGGAGAAGGATTACGAGATGGGCGTTCCCGTCACATGGAAGTGCGCCACCCAGGAGGCGCGCGGCACGATAAGGAAGATCAGCAAGCGCTTTGATCCCGCCTCCATCGAGATCATAGAAAAGGACGCCAGCCGCATAAAGCCCGCCGAGGTAGCCGAGGTTGAGATAAGACTCGACCATCCGGTGGTCATCGACAGGTTCGCCGACATCCCCGAGATGGGGCGCTTCGTCCTGGAGCACAGGGGATACCCCGTCGCCGGCGGCATCATAATCTGA
- a CDS encoding methyltransferase domain-containing protein, protein MAQVTTQRSVLCEGVGAFCCRLIEYCSRSGTATCFPAESLLFDRPLAASLAEARLDTICFSIDDFGGTADAVRRKRVAFVKVRRVLENVLTGRGGANDRRSRYARPYSILQAVEIKGPEDGVAVLSSEKIDLLYNEVRRGGWTKGFSLLASSLPFDEVLLLDNVVNGGFVGWKLLLDLSGIRRALIVETLLGNITESFALHCGEVHTLHFDQRILECVVERLKEKKIENVTHGRLDGGKDLPFVDNSFDLIVVHDMGVVFQYLDGGAAHKEKLKWFLGETRRLLAESGTLYLSFGNRLGLYNLFHRTRRGSGVATPGSERELFSMYEVKRVLRESGLNSFKFYAANPSIEEMRQIRRLCSPMDFSWREKGGSRGVKAAIKDYFKSSGICAQAFVVTASTSGGAGFLEQIIDYSGLGEKGCKIKDFKLGNVPIAILESDENKVRDGGFVVRLPLDKERIGLCKRNADTLSLLAEMKWEGVGISRPWKKTYNGLTFFVEDKIAGVSARDNLGASFADCFTNIADYLIDMHLRTARRATLTADSFVRLFEPYKSFLESNLDKADGGRLGSFERFVRTRLVGAELPKVLQHGDLSLENVLVDPETASVNGIIDWEFSEHEGLPFIDCLQLIASKRRVQQRKTLGDIFATVILPLRFDALEKNFVERYVEALGIDRNLLAPLAIISWLHHIVRKVRFQFLWSHPEWKENGIAGPFRVVRSLYL, encoded by the coding sequence GTGGCGCAAGTGACTACGCAGCGTTCCGTACTCTGTGAGGGAGTTGGGGCATTCTGTTGCCGGCTGATAGAGTATTGTAGTCGAAGCGGCACGGCCACCTGCTTCCCGGCCGAGAGCCTGTTGTTCGACCGCCCTCTCGCAGCCTCGCTCGCTGAGGCAAGGCTCGACACCATATGCTTCTCCATTGATGACTTTGGTGGGACAGCGGATGCCGTTCGGCGGAAGCGGGTCGCATTCGTCAAGGTAAGACGGGTGCTCGAAAACGTCCTTACAGGGCGCGGCGGGGCAAACGACCGAAGATCGAGATATGCACGACCATATTCGATTCTGCAAGCGGTTGAAATCAAGGGACCGGAGGATGGCGTGGCTGTTTTGTCTTCGGAAAAGATCGATTTGCTATACAACGAGGTGCGCAGGGGTGGGTGGACTAAAGGATTCTCGCTGTTGGCCTCGTCTCTGCCTTTCGATGAGGTATTGCTCCTGGACAATGTCGTCAACGGCGGCTTTGTTGGCTGGAAGTTGCTCCTTGATCTCTCTGGAATAAGAAGAGCCTTGATAGTTGAGACTCTGCTGGGGAATATAACGGAATCATTCGCACTCCATTGCGGCGAAGTCCACACGCTGCACTTCGATCAGCGGATACTGGAATGTGTAGTGGAAAGGTTGAAGGAGAAGAAGATTGAAAATGTAACCCATGGCAGGCTTGATGGCGGCAAGGACCTGCCTTTTGTCGATAACTCCTTTGATCTGATTGTCGTGCACGATATGGGTGTCGTATTCCAGTATCTTGACGGCGGGGCGGCACATAAAGAAAAGTTGAAATGGTTTTTGGGGGAGACAAGAAGGCTCTTGGCGGAGTCCGGTACCCTTTACCTTTCGTTCGGTAACAGGCTCGGCCTCTATAATCTTTTTCACCGGACAAGGCGCGGGAGCGGTGTTGCAACTCCAGGAAGTGAGAGGGAGTTGTTCTCAATGTATGAGGTTAAGAGGGTTCTGCGTGAAAGCGGTCTAAACTCGTTTAAATTCTATGCGGCAAACCCCTCAATAGAGGAGATGAGACAAATCAGGAGGTTGTGTTCTCCCATGGACTTTAGCTGGAGGGAGAAGGGTGGGAGCAGGGGGGTTAAAGCCGCTATAAAGGATTACTTCAAGAGTTCGGGTATATGCGCTCAGGCCTTTGTGGTCACTGCCTCAACTTCCGGGGGGGCAGGATTCTTGGAACAAATAATCGATTATTCAGGGTTGGGCGAGAAAGGATGCAAGATAAAGGATTTCAAACTGGGCAATGTCCCTATAGCGATACTCGAATCTGACGAAAACAAAGTACGTGACGGAGGTTTCGTCGTACGCTTGCCTCTCGACAAAGAACGCATCGGTCTTTGCAAGCGCAACGCCGACACATTGAGCTTGCTGGCGGAGATGAAGTGGGAGGGGGTCGGCATATCCCGTCCCTGGAAAAAGACTTACAATGGACTGACCTTCTTTGTGGAGGATAAGATAGCGGGTGTTTCGGCCAGAGACAACCTCGGCGCTTCCTTCGCAGACTGCTTTACGAATATTGCCGATTACTTGATCGACATGCACCTGAGAACCGCAAGAAGGGCTACATTGACGGCTGATTCTTTCGTAAGGCTTTTTGAACCCTATAAGAGCTTTCTTGAAAGCAATCTCGACAAGGCCGACGGCGGTCGTCTCGGCTCCTTCGAGAGGTTTGTGAGGACGAGGCTCGTGGGGGCGGAGCTTCCGAAGGTGCTCCAGCACGGCGACTTGAGCCTGGAGAATGTCTTGGTCGACCCGGAAACGGCTTCCGTTAATGGTATCATAGACTGGGAGTTCTCCGAGCACGAGGGACTGCCTTTTATTGACTGCCTTCAGCTGATCGCTTCCAAGCGAAGAGTGCAACAGAGGAAGACTCTCGGCGATATCTTTGCGACGGTCATCTTGCCGTTGAGGTTCGATGCCTTGGAGAAAAACTTTGTGGAAAGGTATGTCGAAGCTCTTGGAATAGACAGGAACCTTCTGGCGCCGTTGGCGATCATATCGTGGCTTCATCATATTGTAAGAAAAGTGCGATTTCAATTCTTGTGGAGCCATCCCGAGTGGAAGGAAAACGGGATAGCCGGACCATTCAGGGTCGTAAGGTCCCTGTACTTGTGA
- a CDS encoding GNAT family N-acetyltransferase, translating to MRVELIESCDGLKRLSGRWNELLEESGCANIFLTEEWVWTWWECFGDGKRLYIITVYTDEGELVGIAPFLRHRVRTCGMDFTAVGLLGSGDEVSPDYLDIIVRKNMSDKVAEEVAGFLLGAGKRDWDLVALNDVLSNSIVMAMVKKMADSRGLKLWDFPHNACPYIRLPDTWDEYSKSISGKKRYEMRRRLKLLKKDHRVEFVRLERREDVEDALSTFFSLHSGRWEGRGKKGMFDAHNNVMAFHRKVAPLLFERNWLRIFFLKVDGKPVAALYGFEYDRRLFHYNAGYDISWSKFGVAKQLIAFVIEESIVNGLVEFDFLKGEEPYKYDFTKTQRQLFTALLWSDSLKGRLHRVANGALRKLKGYKRQINT from the coding sequence ATGAGAGTAGAGCTTATAGAATCGTGCGACGGCCTCAAGCGGCTCTCGGGCAGATGGAATGAACTGCTGGAGGAGAGCGGCTGCGCTAACATATTCCTCACCGAGGAATGGGTCTGGACGTGGTGGGAGTGTTTCGGTGACGGCAAGCGACTGTATATAATAACCGTGTATACCGACGAGGGAGAGCTTGTGGGTATCGCGCCCTTCTTGAGACATCGTGTCCGGACTTGCGGAATGGACTTCACGGCGGTGGGATTGCTTGGTTCGGGCGACGAAGTCTCGCCCGACTACCTCGACATAATCGTCCGTAAGAATATGAGCGACAAAGTAGCGGAAGAGGTGGCCGGCTTTCTTCTCGGCGCCGGCAAGAGGGACTGGGACCTTGTTGCTCTCAACGATGTGCTCTCCAACTCGATCGTGATGGCCATGGTGAAGAAAATGGCCGACAGCCGGGGATTGAAGTTGTGGGACTTTCCCCACAACGCTTGTCCGTATATCCGTCTGCCCGATACGTGGGACGAATACTCCAAGAGTATCTCCGGCAAGAAGAGATACGAGATGAGAAGGAGGCTCAAGCTGCTGAAAAAGGACCACCGTGTGGAGTTTGTGCGGCTTGAGAGGAGAGAGGATGTTGAAGACGCCCTCAGTACCTTCTTCTCCCTACATTCAGGCCGCTGGGAGGGACGGGGTAAAAAAGGGATGTTTGACGCCCATAATAATGTCATGGCCTTCCACAGGAAAGTGGCACCTCTGCTCTTTGAAAGGAACTGGCTTCGCATCTTCTTCTTGAAGGTCGACGGCAAGCCGGTGGCGGCGCTCTACGGCTTCGAATACGACCGACGACTCTTTCACTACAACGCCGGCTACGATATCAGCTGGTCGAAGTTTGGAGTGGCCAAGCAACTCATTGCCTTTGTAATCGAGGAGTCTATCGTCAATGGTCTTGTTGAGTTTGACTTCCTGAAAGGGGAGGAGCCTTACAAGTACGACTTCACTAAGACCCAGCGACAGCTCTTCACCGCTCTGCTCTGGAGCGACTCGCTGAAAGGAAGGCTCCACAGGGTGGCTAATGGCGCCTTGCGTAAACTGAAAGGCTATAAACGACAAATCAACACCTGA
- a CDS encoding polysaccharide deacetylase family protein — protein MKKKALAWLLYYSGVLWLRTLYNRIFGSKKLIILAYHRVLDIDRNAFAYDEGVVDASVADFEWQMKFVSRHFDVITFGDLDRYATREALPKNPLIITFDDGYKDNYTNAYPILKKYGLPAVIFLATGHIGTDKLFWWDRLAYLIKMTDRKRMDVAPSLGFDLRGRGERSRAIREVDAWLKTMGDDEKERVLASLEETLDVDISPAVGEGMLLSWDDVEAMSEGGVEFGAHTDSHRILTNISSSQEILEEIEISRKKIEEHIGRPVISFAYPSGKVDERSKELLAKTGLKFACTCEGGSNPIDRDPLQLRRFLVNPSIDRRMFAALLLFPSLMSMNLPGVFSFPAGKR, from the coding sequence ATGAAAAAGAAGGCACTCGCATGGCTTCTGTATTACAGCGGGGTCCTGTGGCTGCGGACACTTTACAACCGCATATTCGGTTCAAAGAAGCTGATAATACTTGCATATCACCGGGTTCTGGATATCGACCGCAACGCGTTCGCCTACGACGAGGGGGTGGTTGACGCCTCTGTGGCCGACTTCGAATGGCAGATGAAATTCGTATCCCGCCATTTCGATGTGATAACCTTCGGCGACCTCGACAGATACGCCACAAGAGAGGCGTTGCCAAAAAATCCCCTCATTATAACATTCGATGACGGCTACAAGGACAACTATACCAATGCCTATCCCATACTCAAGAAATACGGCCTTCCGGCGGTAATCTTTCTCGCCACCGGCCATATCGGCACGGATAAGCTCTTTTGGTGGGATAGGCTCGCCTATCTGATCAAGATGACGGATAGGAAGAGGATGGATGTTGCGCCGTCGTTAGGCTTTGATCTGAGGGGAAGGGGGGAGAGAAGCAGAGCCATCCGGGAGGTGGACGCCTGGCTCAAGACCATGGGGGACGACGAAAAGGAGAGGGTCTTAGCCTCCCTCGAAGAAACGCTCGACGTCGACATTTCCCCGGCCGTGGGCGAGGGAATGCTCCTCTCTTGGGATGACGTCGAAGCCATGTCGGAAGGTGGTGTGGAGTTCGGGGCTCATACGGACAGTCACAGGATCCTTACCAACATATCGTCATCTCAAGAGATTCTGGAAGAGATCGAGATTTCCCGTAAAAAGATCGAGGAACATATCGGCCGGCCCGTAATCTCCTTTGCCTATCCGTCGGGGAAGGTCGATGAAAGGTCCAAGGAGTTGCTTGCAAAGACTGGTCTGAAGTTTGCCTGCACATGCGAGGGGGGGAGTAACCCCATTGACAGGGACCCTCTACAACTGCGACGATTTCTCGTGAACCCCTCTATAGACAGGCGTATGTTTGCGGCTCTGCTGCTCTTTCCTTCTCTCATGAGTATGAATCTTCCCGGTGTCTTCTCGTTTCCGGCAGGGAAGAGATAA
- the epsI gene encoding EpsI family protein, which translates to MNKNSYEEQTPAASLPPCAGPSRRDAAAPGRQSHPLPDALRDSPAVVLVLCMAVILLLVLYIPVFASFVDVWWNSKVYSYGFFVIFISLYLAWDDRERLARAAVAPSLGAGSAVVAAAGVLYVAGGAGAVDMLRQLSFVVMVAGLTLLLAGREVLRVLSFPVANLLFMIPFLDAVTTKVHWPFQLLAARASAWVLKLMSVPVFRDAQFLELPTTRLEVAVECSGLSYLMSILAVSVPLAHITQRGWKRKAALVAAALLVAVAANVLRVVLIGWWVYFHNHTTVHGPLHIFQGFFVFQVGLVFLFILAWLFSRLPAAGAAGPAPSAAEPVAVDGRRLALSAVTAVALLASVLACSNFRRPQPVGLKEDLSAVPAVLGDWRARGEGGTRRWFNEFEGADTELLRTYRDRAGRETDLYIGYFASMRQGGELAGYLATKMHRGVEETEVDAEGGSVKVNRAVLRAGGGSFLVHFWYHLNGRVVTDLYGVKLLTIYNALVNGRSNGAVVVVSTRLGGDDTTAVEEGQRRFVETVLAVTEGLF; encoded by the coding sequence ATGAACAAGAACAGCTACGAGGAGCAGACGCCCGCCGCTTCGCTTCCTCCCTGCGCCGGGCCTTCCCGCCGGGATGCCGCCGCGCCGGGGCGGCAGAGCCATCCGCTGCCGGATGCGCTCAGGGATTCGCCGGCCGTCGTCCTCGTGCTCTGCATGGCGGTCATCCTCCTCTTGGTCCTTTATATTCCGGTCTTCGCATCATTTGTGGATGTATGGTGGAACTCCAAGGTATATTCCTACGGCTTCTTCGTCATCTTCATAAGCCTCTATCTGGCGTGGGACGACAGGGAGAGGCTCGCAAGGGCCGCCGTGGCGCCGTCGCTCGGCGCGGGCTCAGCCGTCGTGGCCGCGGCCGGCGTCCTGTATGTGGCGGGCGGGGCCGGCGCCGTGGATATGCTCCGGCAGCTCTCCTTCGTGGTCATGGTGGCTGGACTTACGCTGCTGCTGGCGGGCAGGGAGGTTCTTCGGGTGCTGTCGTTTCCCGTGGCGAACCTGCTCTTCATGATCCCCTTTCTCGACGCCGTTACCACGAAGGTCCACTGGCCGTTCCAGTTGCTCGCAGCCCGGGCCAGCGCCTGGGTGCTCAAACTCATGAGCGTGCCCGTCTTCAGGGACGCCCAGTTCCTTGAGCTGCCCACAACGCGCCTTGAAGTGGCAGTCGAGTGCAGCGGGCTGAGCTACCTCATGTCCATACTGGCCGTAAGCGTCCCGCTTGCGCACATTACGCAGCGAGGCTGGAAGAGGAAGGCGGCCCTCGTCGCCGCGGCCCTGCTCGTGGCCGTGGCGGCCAACGTCTTGAGGGTGGTCCTCATAGGGTGGTGGGTGTACTTCCACAACCATACGACCGTTCACGGCCCGCTCCATATCTTTCAGGGATTCTTCGTCTTCCAGGTGGGGCTGGTCTTCCTGTTCATCCTCGCCTGGCTCTTTTCACGTCTACCGGCCGCCGGGGCCGCAGGCCCGGCGCCCTCGGCGGCGGAGCCGGTGGCTGTGGACGGCCGGAGGCTGGCCCTGTCGGCCGTTACGGCCGTGGCGCTGCTCGCTTCGGTACTCGCCTGCTCGAACTTCAGGCGTCCTCAGCCCGTTGGCCTGAAAGAGGACCTCTCGGCCGTGCCCGCTGTCCTGGGCGACTGGAGGGCGAGGGGCGAGGGGGGGACGAGGCGGTGGTTCAACGAGTTCGAAGGGGCCGATACCGAGCTTCTCAGGACTTACCGGGACCGGGCCGGCAGGGAGACGGACCTCTACATCGGCTACTTCGCATCGATGAGACAGGGCGGGGAGCTGGCCGGCTACCTCGCCACCAAGATGCACCGTGGCGTGGAGGAGACCGAGGTGGACGCAGAGGGCGGCTCCGTCAAGGTCAACAGAGCCGTGTTGCGGGCCGGGGGCGGAAGCTTTCTCGTCCACTTCTGGTACCATCTCAACGGCCGGGTGGTGACCGACCTGTACGGCGTCAAGCTGCTGACCATATACAACGCCCTCGTCAACGGACGCAGTAACGGGGCCGTCGTCGTCGTCTCGACGAGGCTCGGAGGCGACGACACGACAGCGGTGGAGGAAGGCCAGAGGCGTTTCGTCGAGACGGTCCTGGCCGTGACAGAGGGGCTTTTCTGA